From a region of the Halomonas sp. HL-93 genome:
- a CDS encoding Hsp20/alpha crystallin family protein has protein sequence MNKMVRSSDNQAVQQGGEEKRREETLLPAVDIVEEADALKLVADMPGVTHESLNVELDNNVLSLEGNISLNMPEGLSALHAEVRGQRFARRFNLSHEVDGDAITARIVNGVLTVTLPKKDSHRTRRIDVQAA, from the coding sequence ATGAATAAGATGGTTCGTTCATCCGATAATCAAGCGGTTCAGCAAGGTGGCGAAGAGAAACGCCGTGAAGAGACATTGTTGCCAGCGGTCGACATTGTTGAAGAGGCTGATGCCCTCAAACTGGTCGCTGATATGCCCGGCGTGACGCATGAATCGCTTAACGTAGAGCTCGACAATAACGTACTGAGCCTGGAAGGGAATATCAGCCTCAACATGCCGGAGGGGCTGAGTGCACTTCACGCCGAGGTACGTGGGCAGCGCTTTGCACGACGTTTCAACCTCAGTCACGAAGTCGACGGTGATGCCATTACGGCTCGTATCGTCAATGGTGTACTGACGGTAACGCTGCCGAAAAAAGATAGCCATCGAACCCGGCGAATAGACGTCCAAGCTGCTTGA
- a CDS encoding YbaK/EbsC family protein yields the protein MSVETVRQFLAEHAPDITIEALETSTATVALAAEAHGVAPGQIAKTLAFKVGEKPLLIVASGNARIDNRKIRVTFGGKAKMLDAETVMELTSHPVGGVCPFGLATNLPVYCDESLHAYDEVLPAAGSPNSAVRLSPKRLAELVGAQWLDVCKLPEKVS from the coding sequence ATGAGCGTCGAGACCGTTCGCCAGTTTCTTGCCGAGCACGCGCCGGATATCACCATCGAGGCACTTGAAACCAGCACCGCCACGGTAGCGCTGGCCGCCGAGGCCCACGGCGTGGCACCCGGGCAGATCGCCAAAACCCTGGCGTTCAAGGTCGGTGAAAAACCGCTGCTGATCGTGGCCAGCGGCAACGCGCGTATCGACAACCGTAAGATTCGCGTTACCTTTGGCGGCAAGGCCAAGATGCTCGACGCCGAGACGGTGATGGAGCTCACCAGCCACCCGGTGGGCGGCGTCTGCCCGTTTGGCCTTGCCACCAATCTGCCGGTGTACTGCGACGAGTCGCTCCACGCTTATGACGAAGTGTTGCCCGCCGCCGGCTCGCCCAACAGCGCCGTGCGCCTGAGCCCCAAGCGTCTGGCCGAGCTGGTCGGCGCGCAGTGGTTGGATGTATGTAAGCTGCCGGAGAAGGTCAGCTAA
- a CDS encoding VOC family protein — translation MKPKISLITLGVHDLQRAIRFYRDGLGLPEHATDSEEVAFFKTEGAWLSLFPRKALASDIGIADDAPSGFSGMTLAHNVANQDAVDQVLEQAVAAGAELIKPAEEVFWGGYSGYFRDPEGHYWEVAYNPFMDLT, via the coding sequence ATGAAGCCCAAAATCAGCCTGATCACCCTGGGTGTGCATGACCTGCAACGCGCCATCCGCTTTTACCGTGATGGATTAGGCCTTCCGGAGCACGCAACGGATAGCGAGGAGGTCGCATTTTTCAAAACGGAAGGTGCCTGGCTATCGCTTTTCCCACGTAAGGCACTGGCCAGCGATATCGGCATCGCGGATGATGCGCCGAGCGGTTTCAGCGGTATGACGCTTGCCCATAATGTCGCCAACCAAGATGCCGTTGATCAGGTGCTTGAACAAGCGGTTGCCGCAGGCGCTGAACTGATCAAACCAGCGGAAGAGGTATTCTGGGGCGGTTATTCCGGCTACTTTCGCGATCCAGAAGGCCACTACTGGGAAGTCGCCTACAATCCGTTTATGGATTTGACGTGA
- the pcsA gene encoding phosphatidylcholine synthase — translation MVQSLSSPADSRASIWKAWSVHVFTASGVLLGTMALLALVDNNPVACLLWLGAAMMVDAVDGTLARKYEVKAILPHFDGSTLDMVIDYLTWAFIPALFIYFFIELPPYLGLISVFIILLSSMFCFCNVDMKSQDNYFVGFPAAWNIAAAYFYILDFPPFLTFATITFLALLTVTRMKFLHPFRVRLFMPLNIAVTLVWCACATSLVLSSPEHAAWALWGWGIASVYFIGMCLWRTAQEWFD, via the coding sequence GTGGTTCAATCGCTTTCTTCGCCTGCAGACTCCCGCGCCTCGATATGGAAGGCATGGAGCGTACACGTATTCACCGCCAGTGGCGTGCTGCTCGGCACCATGGCGCTGCTCGCCCTGGTCGACAATAATCCCGTTGCCTGTCTGCTCTGGCTGGGGGCTGCGATGATGGTCGATGCCGTGGATGGCACCCTGGCGCGCAAGTATGAAGTGAAAGCCATACTGCCCCATTTTGATGGCTCGACGCTCGACATGGTCATCGATTATCTGACCTGGGCCTTTATCCCCGCTCTGTTTATCTACTTCTTTATTGAGTTGCCACCTTATTTAGGACTGATATCAGTCTTCATCATTTTACTGTCATCGATGTTCTGTTTCTGCAACGTCGATATGAAAAGCCAGGATAATTACTTCGTAGGCTTTCCTGCCGCCTGGAACATCGCCGCTGCTTATTTTTATATCCTCGATTTCCCGCCCTTCCTTACGTTTGCCACTATCACCTTTTTGGCCCTTCTTACCGTGACACGGATGAAGTTTTTACACCCGTTTCGGGTGCGCCTGTTCATGCCGCTCAATATCGCCGTCACCCTGGTGTGGTGTGCGTGTGCCACGTCATTGGTGCTCTCAAGCCCCGAGCACGCGGCCTGGGCACTGTGGGGGTGGGGCATTGCGTCCGTCTACTTCATCGGTATGTGCCTATGGCGTACTGCCCAAGAATGGTTCGATTAA
- the hpxO gene encoding FAD-dependent urate hydroxylase HpxO: protein MPRPHPTPLNILVIGAGIGGLSTALAFQQQGHHVRVVERVATIRPVGAAISLWPNGVKVMHQLGLGETIEGLSGEMTQMRYLTHTGQTLTDFSLAPLFGDVGQRACPIARAALQQTLLEAVGSEHIQFGRRCDDYTLTQDGVSAHFDDGESLHADLLVVAEGTHSKLRGKVVGHPVERQYVGYVNWNVRVPADEALAPLSHWDQYVGDAKRVSFMPMGSGGNEEGAQEFYCFFDVPLPAGTTNDANHYRDELRGHFAGWAEPVQTLIERFDPARMARVEIYDIPPLDSLTAPRVALLGDAAHGMAPDLGQGGCQAMEDAWVLAQAVQRSLEENADTSAAIASALTQYDRARVDRVGEIVQRARKRAAMIHGHDATHTQAWYDELKNEDGQAIIDGLKTTVTGGPLR, encoded by the coding sequence ATGCCCCGCCCACACCCAACCCCTCTCAACATTCTCGTTATCGGCGCGGGCATTGGGGGACTGAGCACGGCCCTCGCTTTCCAGCAGCAAGGGCACCACGTCAGGGTTGTCGAGCGCGTGGCGACCATCCGCCCAGTGGGCGCGGCGATTTCACTATGGCCTAACGGCGTCAAAGTCATGCATCAGCTGGGGCTTGGCGAAACCATCGAAGGCCTGAGCGGTGAGATGACCCAGATGCGTTATCTCACCCACACCGGGCAAACCTTGACCGACTTCAGTCTTGCACCGCTGTTTGGCGATGTGGGCCAGCGGGCCTGCCCGATTGCCCGCGCCGCGCTTCAACAAACACTGCTGGAGGCCGTCGGGTCCGAGCACATCCAGTTTGGCCGCCGTTGCGATGATTACACGTTAACGCAGGACGGCGTGTCGGCACATTTTGACGACGGCGAAAGCCTACATGCCGACTTGCTGGTAGTGGCCGAAGGCACACACTCAAAACTACGCGGCAAAGTAGTGGGTCACCCCGTTGAGCGCCAATACGTTGGCTACGTGAACTGGAATGTTCGCGTGCCCGCTGATGAAGCCTTGGCACCGCTGAGCCATTGGGACCAGTATGTCGGCGACGCTAAGCGGGTTTCGTTTATGCCCATGGGTAGCGGTGGTAATGAGGAAGGTGCTCAGGAGTTTTATTGCTTCTTTGATGTGCCCCTCCCCGCTGGCACTACCAACGACGCCAATCACTATCGCGATGAGTTACGTGGGCATTTCGCAGGCTGGGCCGAGCCCGTACAGACGTTGATTGAACGCTTTGACCCGGCGCGCATGGCACGCGTGGAAATCTACGATATCCCACCGCTCGATTCGCTAACCGCGCCCCGCGTCGCACTGCTTGGCGACGCCGCCCATGGCATGGCGCCAGACCTCGGCCAGGGCGGCTGCCAAGCCATGGAAGATGCCTGGGTGCTTGCCCAAGCGGTACAGCGGTCACTTGAAGAAAACGCGGACACGTCGGCGGCCATTGCCAGCGCCTTAACGCAGTATGATAGGGCGCGCGTCGACCGGGTGGGGGAAATTGTCCAACGCGCCCGCAAGCGCGCAGCGATGATCCATGGGCACGACGCCACTCACACCCAAGCCTGGTACGACGAGCTCAAGAACGAAGACGGCCAAGCCATCATTGATGGCTTGAAGACCACGGTTACCGGCGGACCGCTGAGATAA
- a CDS encoding Hsp20/alpha crystallin family protein has translation MFDDLKRFDVGSPQRLDWFRQLLDDFLPNDAAADIRAVPHGSFPMINVARSDEAVHVYVFAAGLDASDLTIDVQDNVLTLRGKRESVIGNGNNGNSRPVFRRERVNGDFVRAIALPDGVDADRAEARYAHGVFEIVLPKREELKPRRIDVQAA, from the coding sequence ATGTTCGATGATCTCAAGCGTTTTGACGTAGGCTCGCCCCAACGGCTGGATTGGTTCCGGCAGTTGTTGGACGACTTCCTGCCTAATGATGCCGCTGCGGACATTCGCGCGGTGCCGCATGGCAGCTTTCCAATGATCAACGTAGCGCGTAGCGATGAAGCCGTACACGTTTATGTGTTTGCGGCGGGGCTAGACGCTTCGGACCTCACTATTGATGTCCAAGACAATGTGCTCACGCTGCGCGGTAAGCGTGAATCTGTCATCGGCAATGGCAACAACGGCAACTCGCGTCCGGTCTTTCGCCGTGAACGCGTTAACGGTGACTTCGTGCGTGCCATTGCATTGCCGGATGGCGTGGATGCCGATCGCGCCGAAGCACGTTATGCCCATGGCGTATTCGAGATAGTACTGCCCAAGCGCGAGGAGCTTAAGCCGCGTCGCATTGATGTCCAAGCGGCTTGA
- a CDS encoding class I SAM-dependent methyltransferase translates to MQSKEHWEKVYTKKAPTEVSWFQEYAALSVKLIRDATVPASASIIDVGGGASTLVDDLLALDYEKITVLDLSSSALATAKKRLGKRASHVLWREENVLEAEFTEHGYDVWHDRAVFHFLTSEEERHRYVQQVMGAVKPGGLVMVATFAEDGPTQCSGLPVMRYSAGALHAEFGEPFELIGHERESHQTPDGSEQKFIYCLCKKMK, encoded by the coding sequence ATGCAATCCAAAGAACACTGGGAGAAGGTCTACACCAAGAAAGCGCCCACAGAGGTCAGCTGGTTTCAGGAATATGCGGCACTTTCCGTAAAGCTTATTCGCGATGCTACCGTTCCCGCGTCAGCATCAATAATTGACGTGGGTGGTGGTGCCTCAACGCTGGTGGATGACCTGTTAGCGCTTGATTATGAAAAGATAACCGTGCTGGATTTATCGTCATCCGCGCTGGCCACAGCCAAAAAACGGCTTGGCAAGCGTGCATCACACGTCCTATGGCGTGAAGAAAATGTGCTGGAGGCTGAGTTTACTGAGCATGGCTATGATGTTTGGCATGATCGCGCCGTTTTCCATTTCCTGACGAGTGAAGAAGAGCGTCATCGTTATGTACAACAAGTGATGGGGGCTGTTAAACCGGGCGGGCTTGTGATGGTGGCTACCTTTGCCGAAGATGGCCCAACTCAATGCAGTGGGCTCCCCGTGATGCGCTACAGCGCTGGCGCGTTGCACGCAGAGTTTGGTGAGCCGTTCGAGCTTATCGGTCACGAAAGAGAGTCACACCAAACGCCAGATGGCAGTGAACAAAAGTTTATATACTGTCTTTGTAAGAAAATGAAGTAA
- a CDS encoding zinc-dependent alcohol dehydrogenase family protein produces the protein MFKVPLRRHALIYRSLGAPLETLKMEASDVPGLSEGKLRVRMLCAPVNPSDLIPITGAYSHRIKLPAVAGYEGVGCVMDAPREYSYLVGKRVLPLRGDGTWQTILDCDPALAVPVPDTISDITAARAYINPLAALTMLETWPVKGKRVLLTGAGSNCAEYLGAWAYQHGAKDVVGIYRSESRVARLEKLGIKPVSIQNMSQISYVAHESDMVFDALGGPVAANILQLMVSGTTFIAYGLLTGQAIQLDSKPRAHFRRFHLRDSLARVSAEAWQHKFSAIWKLLGQSAMPDYQVLPGQKWRQAIEMAFRPSAQKVLLNFSTLGQ, from the coding sequence GTGTTCAAAGTACCCCTGCGGCGCCATGCTCTCATTTATCGCTCGCTCGGAGCGCCGCTGGAAACATTGAAAATGGAAGCATCGGATGTTCCAGGCCTCAGTGAAGGCAAGCTCAGGGTTCGGATGTTGTGTGCCCCGGTTAATCCCTCTGATTTGATCCCCATCACCGGTGCCTATTCGCATCGTATCAAGCTGCCCGCTGTCGCCGGTTACGAAGGTGTTGGTTGTGTTATGGATGCTCCGCGAGAGTACTCCTACTTGGTCGGGAAGCGAGTGCTGCCATTGCGAGGCGATGGTACTTGGCAGACTATTTTGGACTGTGATCCAGCGCTCGCTGTGCCCGTGCCCGATACTATTTCTGACATCACCGCAGCTCGCGCTTACATTAATCCCTTAGCCGCCCTAACCATGCTCGAAACGTGGCCTGTAAAGGGGAAGCGTGTTCTTCTCACTGGAGCCGGTTCGAACTGTGCTGAATACCTTGGAGCATGGGCATATCAGCACGGCGCCAAGGACGTCGTTGGCATATACCGTTCCGAGAGTAGAGTTGCCCGCCTGGAAAAGCTCGGTATCAAACCGGTATCTATCCAAAATATGTCCCAGATTTCGTATGTGGCCCATGAGTCGGACATGGTGTTTGACGCCTTAGGAGGGCCGGTTGCGGCAAATATATTGCAACTAATGGTATCGGGAACGACGTTTATTGCTTATGGACTATTAACGGGGCAGGCAATTCAATTGGATTCCAAACCCCGCGCTCACTTCAGAAGGTTTCATTTGCGCGATAGTTTGGCCAGGGTTTCTGCAGAAGCTTGGCAGCATAAATTCTCGGCTATCTGGAAACTGTTAGGCCAGTCAGCGATGCCTGATTATCAAGTGCTTCCAGGTCAAAAGTGGCGACAAGCTATCGAGATGGCATTTCGCCCTAGCGCTCAGAAGGTGCTTCTGAACTTCTCCACTCTTGGGCAATGA
- a CDS encoding GNAT family N-acetyltransferase yields the protein MKRVRTATVGDLEALTELLDGYRRFYAQPSDRQAARDFLRQRFGQADSRILVSEDAEGALTGFVQLYPGVSTVGLNARWTLNDLFVLPECREKGTGRALMEAATKLAREHGVARLILMTQVENARAQHLYESLGWQRNTAFYGYLLDLK from the coding sequence ATGAAGAGGGTACGCACGGCCACTGTTGGTGACCTTGAGGCCTTAACCGAGCTTTTGGATGGCTACCGTCGGTTTTATGCGCAGCCGAGCGATAGGCAAGCCGCGCGTGATTTTCTGCGTCAGCGTTTTGGTCAGGCAGATTCGCGCATCCTAGTCAGTGAAGACGCTGAAGGGGCGCTCACCGGCTTTGTTCAGCTTTACCCTGGGGTTTCCACAGTGGGCTTGAATGCCCGCTGGACCTTAAACGACCTGTTTGTGCTGCCGGAATGCCGTGAAAAGGGCACCGGTAGGGCCTTAATGGAAGCCGCCACAAAGCTAGCTCGCGAGCACGGCGTTGCACGTTTGATACTCATGACGCAGGTCGAAAATGCGCGTGCCCAGCACCTTTATGAATCCCTGGGTTGGCAGCGCAACACGGCGTTTTATGGGTATCTATTGGATCTTAAGTAG
- a CDS encoding DUF1127 domain-containing protein: MPRFSLNQLRCQLSYQLCQYHHYRRSRRQLLALDDRLLEDIGITRVQAQKEGHKPFWQHSSCKGRPNEEH; this comes from the coding sequence ATGCCGCGTTTCAGCCTCAACCAGCTTCGCTGTCAGTTAAGTTATCAACTGTGTCAATATCATCACTATCGCCGTAGCCGCCGTCAGCTACTGGCGCTGGATGACCGGCTACTGGAGGATATCGGCATTACCCGCGTCCAGGCGCAAAAAGAGGGCCATAAGCCGTTTTGGCAACACTCGTCATGTAAAGGGAGACCGAATGAAGAGCACTGA
- a CDS encoding DNA-3-methyladenine glycosylase I encodes MANDFIAPDGHPRCQWCGGAAEFLPYHDNEWGFPVDDDQRLFEKLCLESFQSGLSWRTILNKRDSFRAAFHHFDFHHIARFCEHDVQRLLQDAGIIRHRGKIEATINNARRAQEMVEQEGSLAAFFWRYEPGELVAPQTQTTSPESIALAKELKKRGWKFFGPTTAFAFMQAMGLLNDHSLNCITRERAEQARQQFQRPS; translated from the coding sequence ATGGCCAACGATTTTATTGCCCCCGATGGACATCCCCGCTGCCAATGGTGTGGCGGGGCAGCGGAGTTTCTGCCCTATCATGATAACGAGTGGGGCTTCCCGGTAGATGATGACCAGCGGTTGTTCGAGAAGCTTTGCCTGGAGAGCTTTCAGTCGGGCTTGAGCTGGCGCACCATTCTCAATAAGCGCGACAGTTTTCGCGCCGCCTTTCACCACTTCGACTTCCATCACATCGCCCGTTTTTGCGAACACGATGTGCAGCGTTTATTGCAGGATGCGGGCATTATTCGCCACCGCGGCAAAATAGAAGCGACAATCAACAACGCCCGACGCGCGCAGGAAATGGTCGAGCAGGAAGGCTCGCTGGCCGCATTCTTCTGGCGCTATGAGCCTGGCGAGTTAGTCGCACCCCAAACCCAGACCACCTCGCCCGAATCCATTGCCCTAGCCAAAGAGTTAAAAAAGCGCGGCTGGAAATTTTTCGGCCCCACCACCGCTTTTGCCTTTATGCAGGCCATGGGGTTGCTCAACGATCACTCGCTTAATTGCATCACGCGCGAACGCGCAGAGCAGGCGCGGCAGCAGTTTCAGCGGCCCAGCTAG
- a CDS encoding nucleotidyl transferase AbiEii/AbiGii toxin family protein: MSRIEPGDYEKLVAQAMEDPARKAMRPVIEKELLHFDILYALDREGLLDALTFQGGTCLRLCRGAPRFSEDLDFAGDRHFKRENFTRIKECIEDYMSSRYRLEVTVKAPKELRDDPRYADVRVDKWQVAVVTAPMRPDIPKQRIKLEIANIPAYTREAHAIKIHYPFLPDGYSDLLVVTESNDEIMADKLVSLVNTKKYVRHRDIWDLQWLKQQGATLKLDLLQRKLNDYSVENYAIKARGMIEQLPSIISGTAFYSEMTRFLPTDTLERTLDNPLFGNFLSRELTTMLSSVVATLDGPEPNTPPPEFTL, encoded by the coding sequence ATGAGCCGGATTGAGCCGGGTGATTATGAAAAGCTGGTGGCGCAAGCCATGGAGGATCCAGCGCGTAAAGCCATGCGCCCGGTGATTGAAAAGGAACTGCTCCACTTCGATATTCTATATGCCCTTGATAGAGAAGGACTGCTTGATGCACTAACGTTCCAAGGGGGAACGTGTTTGCGACTTTGCCGGGGGGCACCAAGATTTAGTGAAGACCTGGATTTCGCGGGAGACCGACACTTTAAGCGTGAAAACTTTACGCGGATCAAAGAATGTATTGAAGATTACATGAGTAGCCGCTATCGTCTTGAGGTCACAGTGAAAGCACCAAAAGAACTCAGAGACGATCCTCGATACGCTGATGTAAGAGTCGATAAGTGGCAGGTTGCCGTCGTAACCGCACCCATGCGACCAGACATTCCGAAGCAGCGAATCAAGCTGGAGATCGCGAACATTCCTGCTTATACCCGCGAGGCGCATGCCATCAAGATTCACTATCCTTTTCTGCCTGATGGGTACAGTGATCTATTGGTCGTCACTGAAAGTAACGATGAGATCATGGCAGACAAGCTCGTCTCGTTAGTGAACACCAAAAAGTATGTGCGTCACCGGGATATCTGGGATCTGCAATGGTTAAAGCAGCAAGGCGCGACACTTAAACTTGATTTACTCCAGCGCAAACTCAATGATTACAGCGTTGAGAATTACGCAATCAAGGCGCGCGGCATGATCGAGCAACTGCCCAGTATTATTTCAGGCACTGCTTTCTATTCAGAAATGACGCGATTTCTCCCCACTGACACGCTGGAACGAACGCTGGATAATCCGTTATTCGGCAACTTTCTGTCGCGAGAACTGACAACAATGCTTAGTTCGGTTGTCGCAACGCTAGACGGGCCTGAACCAAATACACCGCCTCCAGAATTTACGCTTTAA
- a CDS encoding PhzF family phenazine biosynthesis protein produces MKSTEYYLLDVFTDQPFAGNPLAVFLDAGGLATNTMQALANELNLAETVFLGAATGPNHYPMRIFTPTRELPFAGHPTVGTAHLLADLNLVNREQTIVLQPPIGELAVRYEQGRATFTTAKPASVMASTLDYATAAELLGIKEHQVMGDPVIASCGLPFHLIELTDQDALESVCISAASWANAITPSNVEQIYLYVNKQRDEIDTTIHSRMFSMHASICEDPATGSAAAALTGYLAPIQPNVLSWQIHQGVEMNRPSVIHTAANGDIKPGFVQVGGNAVVAGKGEFYK; encoded by the coding sequence ATGAAGAGCACTGAGTATTATTTGCTAGATGTATTTACCGACCAGCCGTTTGCAGGCAACCCCTTGGCGGTGTTTCTAGATGCCGGTGGGTTAGCAACCAACACCATGCAGGCGTTGGCCAACGAGCTGAATCTTGCCGAAACGGTGTTTTTGGGCGCTGCCACTGGGCCGAACCACTACCCAATGAGGATCTTTACGCCCACCCGAGAGTTGCCCTTTGCCGGCCACCCTACGGTCGGCACCGCGCATCTATTGGCAGATTTAAATCTCGTCAATCGCGAGCAAACCATCGTGCTTCAGCCCCCTATCGGCGAACTGGCGGTACGCTATGAGCAAGGAAGAGCGACGTTTACTACCGCTAAGCCTGCCTCGGTGATGGCGAGCACACTTGATTACGCTACCGCCGCCGAGCTATTAGGTATCAAGGAGCATCAGGTGATGGGCGACCCGGTGATAGCCTCCTGCGGCCTGCCCTTTCATTTGATTGAGCTTACCGATCAGGACGCCTTGGAGTCCGTTTGTATTTCGGCGGCGAGCTGGGCGAATGCCATCACCCCGAGCAACGTGGAACAGATCTACCTTTATGTGAATAAACAGCGAGACGAAATTGACACAACGATTCATAGCCGCATGTTTTCCATGCACGCAAGCATTTGTGAAGACCCCGCTACCGGTAGCGCGGCAGCAGCCCTGACTGGCTACTTGGCACCGATACAACCAAACGTTTTAAGCTGGCAGATTCACCAAGGCGTTGAAATGAACCGCCCCAGTGTTATTCACACCGCCGCCAATGGCGATATCAAGCCCGGTTTCGTTCAGGTTGGCGGTAACGCGGTAGTGGCGGGGAAAGGCGAGTTCTATAAGTGA
- a CDS encoding aminotransferase-like domain-containing protein has protein sequence MTRYEEVANVLRERIEHGIYRVGDRLPSIRAVCQELDVSISTAQEAYRQLMDAALIESRPKSGYFVLPSRVPSVLPSVSRPAQRPLDISQWDQVLELVATQRDDIRLLLGRGVPNLEYETLRPLSKILAGLHRSADINGFNYDKLSGSPELRQQVARLAIASGCLLHPDDIMITTGCQEALAISLRTLTQPGDVVAVDSPSFYGTMQILKANGLKALEIPTDPQTGISLEALELALEQWPIRAIQVTPTYNNPLGYTMSEARKRALFQLAQRFDVAIIEDDIYGDLSFTLPRPRTVKSFDDDGRVMLCSGFSKTVGPGLRVGWLAPGRYRDQALHMKYVSTGASATLPQLAVAEFVAKGHYERHLRFATRQYQRQRDIMISWVQRYFPKGAGISYPQGSFLLWVELPAAVDCVRLNEHLAKRAIHVAPGSLFSASGKFRQCLRLNYAFTLTPAIEDAVRTVGELAAEMVEEEERHALEDRVIE, from the coding sequence ATGACGCGCTATGAAGAGGTCGCCAATGTATTGCGGGAGCGTATCGAGCATGGCATTTACCGTGTAGGCGACCGCTTGCCTTCTATCCGCGCGGTGTGCCAGGAGTTGGATGTCAGTATCTCGACAGCTCAGGAAGCCTATCGACAGCTAATGGATGCGGCACTGATCGAGTCACGGCCAAAATCGGGTTACTTCGTGCTGCCGAGCAGGGTGCCGTCGGTGCTGCCGTCGGTTTCTCGCCCGGCACAACGGCCTCTGGATATTTCTCAATGGGACCAGGTGCTGGAGCTTGTTGCCACCCAGCGAGATGACATCCGACTTCTACTCGGGCGTGGCGTGCCGAATCTTGAGTATGAGACGCTGCGGCCATTGTCGAAAATCCTAGCGGGTCTGCATCGCAGTGCGGATATTAACGGGTTTAATTATGACAAGCTGAGCGGTAGCCCCGAGCTTCGCCAGCAGGTGGCGCGGCTGGCCATCGCATCTGGCTGTTTGCTGCACCCGGACGACATCATGATTACCACCGGCTGCCAGGAGGCGCTGGCCATTTCGCTGCGCACCCTCACCCAGCCCGGCGATGTGGTCGCCGTGGATTCGCCCAGCTTCTACGGCACCATGCAGATTCTTAAAGCCAACGGCTTAAAAGCGTTAGAGATTCCCACTGACCCGCAAACGGGCATCAGTCTGGAAGCCCTGGAACTGGCGTTGGAACAATGGCCGATCCGCGCCATACAAGTCACGCCAACGTATAATAACCCGCTTGGCTACACTATGAGTGAGGCGCGCAAGCGGGCGCTTTTTCAGCTCGCCCAGCGTTTTGATGTGGCGATTATCGAAGACGATATCTACGGCGACTTGTCTTTCACCCTGCCTAGGCCGCGCACAGTGAAATCCTTCGATGACGACGGGCGTGTGATGCTGTGTAGCGGCTTTTCCAAAACGGTGGGGCCTGGGCTGCGGGTGGGCTGGCTGGCACCGGGTCGTTACCGTGATCAGGCGCTGCATATGAAGTACGTCTCCACCGGCGCTTCGGCGACGCTGCCGCAGCTGGCGGTGGCGGAGTTCGTGGCTAAAGGGCACTACGAGCGCCACCTGCGTTTCGCTACCCGCCAGTATCAGCGCCAGCGGGACATCATGATCAGTTGGGTGCAGCGTTACTTCCCTAAGGGCGCGGGTATCAGTTATCCCCAGGGCAGTTTCTTGCTATGGGTTGAACTACCCGCCGCCGTGGATTGCGTGCGCCTAAATGAACACTTGGCAAAGCGCGCCATCCACGTGGCCCCCGGATCGCTGTTTTCAGCCTCGGGTAAGTTCCGCCAATGCCTGCGCTTGAACTACGCCTTTACCCTCACGCCTGCCATCGAAGATGCTGTGCGCACGGTGGGTGAGCTAGCCGCTGAGATGGTGGAAGAGGAGGAGCGGCATGCGCTGGAAGATAGGGTGATAGAGTAA